A stretch of DNA from Triticum dicoccoides isolate Atlit2015 ecotype Zavitan chromosome 2A, WEW_v2.0, whole genome shotgun sequence:
AATATCAGTTAAAATCATCTGATGCCCACACAATCAAGTACTCATACGATCTGAATAATTAGGTCAATGCCAACAAAATGCAAAAATATAGAATTATTGGATTCTATCATTATGCTTGACTAAATTTTAATAAATGAGAAGCTCTCCGCCTACACTTGTGAGTAATCGTGCACTGAAAAAATGCCCTGAGCTTGGGTATGCAATACACTAATCAACTCCTTTATTAAAACATTTGAGAACTACCGTGGGTATGCATACCACAATTCATAtgcttattggacaaaaataatctGCCTCTTCCGGTGATACTTTCCCTTGTGTCGAGTGCATATCCTGTGTTCCTACAATGCTCCCATGCTATCTTCGAAAGGGTACATTTTAACATCTTAACAAAAGGTGCAGGTTCGTAAGACATGTGTCCACATTCCCTGAAAATTTCAAAGCTAATTCAAAATACACATGGAGAAGAGAATTTTTTGGAACACTCAAATTTATTTTTAACTTTGGAGCATGGGAACATGTAAGCCGTGAGAGCACTCTCTCTTTCATTTGTGCACCTGATAAATGTTTTGTTAGCATTTTGTTTTTTGAGCTGGAAGTGTTTTGCTAGCATAAAACCATCTccccacaaagagagagagagaacatatAAACCATCTTGGACATGTGTGGTCGTTGGGCCCATAATTATTGGCTCGACATTGTCACAGGATCAGCACAGCCCCACTTTTTCAAGCCGAACCATATtcggggccagttcttttgggcgattctACCAGAATCACCCCCCTCCCTAGCTTCTTCCAGAATCATCACTCCATATGTTTTTTACAATCCTaactaattagaccttaactaAATAGAATTGTAAAAAAAAATATGGAGTGACGATTCtaggagaagctggggaggggggcgattctgggagaatcgcCGAAAAAAACTGGCCCTCTTTCACGTGACTAATTAAAAGGAATCCTAAAAAAAAGAGACTGATTAAAAGGATATTTATTCGAAaatagagatcttcttggaggaaaATTAAAAAGAGATATTTTTTTTGAAAGGAAAAGAGATATATTTGATTTTAAACAAGAAGACATTTCCTTCACGGCCAAGGCGAACGTAGGCGCTACGAAACGCGAGTCCACAGCGAGTCACCAGCAAccgcacgatcgtgatcgaacgcgggAGACGTAACCGCCATCGCAGCCGCCCGTCCGACGATCCAGAGGCCGCGGATAAAACCCTAGGCACCCGTCATCCCATCCCACCCCAtcctccccccctccccccgccgcgGCTTTGACTCCATCgcctcctccctccccctccctcctcgtcgccggccagcCAGGTACCCTCTCCAGCCTCGCCGCCCGCCCTTCCGCCGTCGGTGATTGTTTCTCTCGCTCGTATGCCGTCGCATGCCTAGCTAGGTCGATCCGCGCGCTGTGATAGATGGATAGATCTGCTCGATTCGATTCGCCTTGGCGCGTTTGATTTCGAGACTGTCGCATGAACTGCTTGTATTGGTTCTGGACTAGTTTTGCTTGTCCTTGCTGTTGCATGATGAACTCGATTATTTCTCTCGCCCGTATGCGGTCGCATCTCTGGCTCGACCGCGCGCTGCGATAGATGGACCGATCTGCTCGGTCTCGTATTTAAGCATGTCGCCTGAACTCGAGTACCTAGATCTGCTCGATTCGATTCGCCTTTGCGCCCTGCTTGGTTTGGTTTCTGTATGTCTGTTGGGCTAAACTAGTTTTGCGAATCCTTACCGAATTATCACTGTAATCTGCAAGTTAATCATCTAGGTTAGAGGTGCATAACATGCTATTGTCAGCAAATTGGAGATGCAAAAAGTGCCCATCGTCTAATGGTAAAGACACAAGGCCTCCTTGCGGGGCCTTCTCATATAGGTTCGATTCCTATTGGGTGCTTCTGCAGACGACCCCCCTGCATCTCCAATTTGTCCTGACCCTGAATTGCCTTGTTAAGTAAGTGCCTTGCATGCTAATCTCGCCCTTTCGGATTAGATCATGCTTGGCCACTTGACAAGGCATTCTGGTCTGTAGGTTTATTGAAATCTTCTGTTAAGAATCGTTTGGATGTAGGTCTATTTTTACCTGTTAGTCAGATTTAGTTTTGCATGCCTTATCTGATGAATATGAATAATTTCAGTTACTTTTCCAGTGTTTAGTTTGAAGTCTATGAAATTGCAGTTTCATGGCTAGCCTTGCTTGCCTGTCAACTGTTGTCTGATAGGCCATTGTTTTTATGGTTTAGATTTGTTATTGCTCCAAATTATTACTATATCGTTCAATCATTTGCTATTTGAAGTTTAAACTGTAGCATTGAATTATTTGAACTCGTTTAACCACCCCTAATTTGGTCCATGCAGGTAGTTCGTAGCTCCAGCAGCCATGGGCAAGGAGAAGATCCACATCAGCATTGTGGTCATTGGCCATGTCGACTCTGGCAAGTCAACCACGACTGGCCACCTCATCTACAAGCTTGGAGGCATTGACAAGCGTGTGATCGAGAGGTTCGAGAAGGAAGCCGCTGAGATGAACAAGAGGTCTTTCAAGTACGCCTGGGTGCTTGACAAGCTCAAGGCTGAGCGTGAGAGAGGTATCACCATTGATATTGCTCTGTGGAAGTTCGAGACCACCAAGTACTCGTGCACTGTCATTGATGCTCCTGGTCACCGTGATTTCATCAAGAACATGATCACTGGTACCTCCCAGGCTGATTGTGCTGTGCTTATCATTGACTCCACCACTGGTGGTTTTGAGGCTGGTATCTCCAAGGATGGCCAGACCCGTGAGCACGCTCTCCTTGCTTTCACTCTTGGTGTGAAGCAGATGATCTGCTGCTGCAACAAGGTATACTTGCTATTCAACTTCCAATGGTGATTTTTATGAGTGACCATATTATTTGTTCACTAGTCAATGTCAATGTTCATTAGTACAGAAACATACTCTTAAATGATTTACATCTGTCTAATTCTATTTGTTTTGTGATAAATGTTTGTTCATTTTGTTTTTCCTTAAATTACAAATGtattccctccgtaaactaatctaagtgcgtttagaatactaaagtaatgatctaaacgctcttatattagtttacagaggaagtactatTTTGCTATATGCTTTATCTCTCTAGGGTCTGAATTACCTACTAAATGTCCAGGTTCATTAGTAGCACTTAATTGCCTCTAATTGATTAACTCTGGTCATTTTGCTAATATTAGGTGATTAATAACTTCCATCATCTATGTTACTGACTTTATTATATATCATGATTGATGCAACTGTTTGTCTGCTTGTTATCTCTTATTCCAGTACATGACTACACATTTATGATGTTCCTCATTTTTGTGTTTGTTTGCATCGTTACCTTTTAATTATTCTGTTTATCTGATCGGATTGCTCTTATGATCTGTtccagatggatgccaccactcccAAGTACTCGAAGGCCCGTTACGATGAAATTGTCAAGGAAGTCTCTTCATACCTGAAGAAGGTCGGTTACAACCCTGACAAGGTTCCCTTTGTCCCCATCTCTGGGTTTGAGGGTGACAACATGATCGAGAGGTCCTCCAACCTTGACTGGTACAAGGGCCCAACCCTGCTTGAGGCGCTTGACCAGATCAATGAGCCCAAGAGGCCCTCCGACAAGCCCCTGCGTCTTCCCCTTCAGGACGTGTACAAGATTGGCGGCATTGGAACTGTGCCAGTGGGGCGTGTTGAGACTGGAGTCATCAAGCCAGGCATGGTTGTCACCTTTGGTCCTACTGGCCTGACCACTGAGGTGAAGTCTGTGGAGATGCACCATGAGTCTCTCCTGGAGGCGCTTCCTGGTGATAATGTCGGCTTCAACGTCAAGAATGTGGCTGTCAAGGATCTCAAGCGTGGGTACGTGGCCTCTAACTCCAAGGACGACCCCGCCAAGGAGGCTGCCAACTTCACCGCCCAGGTCATCATCATGAACCACCCCGGCCAGATCAGCaacggctacgccccggtgctggaCTGCCACACGTCCCACATCGCTGTCAAGTTCGCTGAGATCCAGACCAAGATCGACCGGCGGTCTGGCAAGGAGATTGAGGCGGCGCCCAAGTTCCTCAAGAATGGTGATGCCGGGTTCGTCAAGATGATCCCCACCAAGCCCATGGTGGTGGAGACCTTCGCCCAGTACCCTCCCCTGGGTCGCTTTGCTGTCCGTGACATGAGGCAGACGGTCGCCGTTGGCGTGATCAAGAGCGTGGAGAAGAAGGATCCGACCGGCGCAAAGGTGACCAAGGCTGCGGCCAAGAAGAAATGAGATGGTGTCGGGCGGTGGCGTTGTTGGTGGTTCTTTACCACATGTATGGTGGTGGTGGCGGTATACGGTGGTGGTGATAGTCGTGTTAGCGGATTTGCGAACTTGTTAAGCTTTGGTTATTTGTGTCGAGCAGTGTTCGAACTGCTTATTACTGTGGTCATAGTATCGTTCGGTTGTGTTGGTGAAACTTCGTCAGATAAAGTTGCTATTTTATATTTGAGTGAGTATTTGGAGTCGTTTTATATCTGCTGCCTGTAGCATATTTGATAATCGTTTTTGTGTTGCAAAGTGGATTTTTTTTCTGTCACTAACTACTCCGTAGTGATATACCATTGTATCACTGCTttcgtgatctaaacgctcttatagtaCTTTACAGAGGGAGTGCTGATGCTGAAACTTGGCTGTGCTGAAAATTTATTATCAAACTCAGACAGATAGTTGCAGCAGCTGCTTTATTTTTCAAGGTTGCATCTGAGAAAATCTGCACTCCAATCCCTGTCTGGCCATAGCACGTCGATGGTATACAATACTGACCTTTCATACTTTATTCAAGAGTACTCACTCTGTTCCTAAATTTAAGTCTTTTTATAGATTTCATTCACTACGGACTAcacatggagcaaaatgagtgaatcttacactctaaagtatgtctgtatatacatctatatgtagtccgcatcgaaatctaagaaatacttatatttaggaacgttgGCTTCATCAAAAGATTAGTGACAAGAAGATGAGGAGATTTTTTCTTAGTTATACGTATATCTGTAGTCCCCATAACAAATTATGAGTCAACATTTTAAAAATTATGTTACTGGTAGTGTGTGTCTAAAAGGCACACCAAATTAAGGGGGAAAAAGCAGAGAAGACACGTGATTCAGATAATTACGGTAGATGCATGGTGAGAAATTGACGAGAATAAGACCAGAGGAAGATGAAGCAATCCATGAATATGAGGGGGTTGTTGAGGCCATCCACCGGGTCGGGATGAAAACGGCCTCTTCTTCCTGCCGTATGCCCCTGCCCCTGCTTCTGCAGCGGCGCTGGGTTTCGCTGCTGCCGCTGCCGTCGTCGAAGCTTTACGGTGGCCGTTGCCATTGCCTGGCTTGTTCTTCGTTGGAGAGCTGACCACGGACAGAGCCGGCGGAGGCATTCTTGGCAACAATGAATGACGTGGAGCGGCAGAGGCCGGCCCTGGGACTGGGAGAGCTTTTCTTTTGCTGCTGTTGCTATTGGGGTCGAGCACGAAGTCCATGTCCGCGGACCAAGACAGTGGTAGATCTTGATCTCAACACTAGGATGCCACTGTTCAAAAATTACATTATATACTACTATAATTTGACCAAAACATCACCAATAGTATCAACTAATAGTCCCAAAATAACATCAACTTATTAATAATTAGTGTTAAATACATAGTAAAAACTAGATTCTGAAAGTAACATAAGACTTTTTAGATCAGTAAAGTAGCAGTGATCTAAGAAgtactttacagagggagtattttgcaTTATTGTAGTCGGCCATGAACGGTGTACTAGTTGCCTCCATTGGTCTTGATCCTACACGCAGTTTGGTAGTTGGACAACCTGATGTCTGGCTGCGTCTCGCCCGTGTACTTGATGTAGGTGACTCGAAATCCTGGTGGAAAGACAACGTTGCGGATGTGGGAGTCAAATGCTTTTGGGCGCATGCACACCATTTTCGGGGGAGTCGTGCGGTGGAAATGGTTGATGATGTGTTAGTCGTCGTCATCATCGTCACGGTGATCGTCGCAAAGGTTACTGTGGCCAACGTCACAATCATCTCTTCCCGTGCCACGACGACGAGCACAATGCCTTGCCTCGATGGTGTTCTACGTGTCGTGGTCCGGACTGAAGCTCTGTGTTGTCACACCGTATTGCCTGGAGGGTGTTCCATGCATTACGGTTCGACCCAAGTCGACCATGTATTGGCATGAGGGGCACGAGGCTCTGAGTCGGTGTAGTTACACTCTTTGGCGTGTTGGTTCCCAGATGGGGAAGAATGCCGGCCCCTGGTGCTCGTAGTGGAAGATGCGCAGCCATTGCTGATTGCAACTTGCTTTTCTTaagacaacacaatggcatatgctCACATACACGAACGCACTTTGATTGAAACTTGCCGGCGAGTTTCTTTTGCATCATTTATACCGTCTTACATTTTCCTTTACATCGGTTAGTTATTTTTAGCATATATTATGCATTTCTTTTAACAAGGTTTCCACAACAATGCAAGGGGTATTATCTAGTTTCAATAATACTCGGATATGCCATGATACTCTAACAAAGAATGCCGAAGAAGACACAAACAAAATGAACACAGCTATTGTTGTATTGCCATGGTCTAATTTACACGAGTGTGTTGTGGTACTATCACATAAAACTACAAAAGTTCCTCTGCTTTCAGCCATAGGTAAAAGATGGCTTGAAGTACATGCACATCGGTGGGTCAATCCTCATGATGGACAATATTGCAGACGGAACACTCCAGATACTATCACCGCAAATCAAACCAGAAGCAACCGCACCCGCAAACTCCTCTGACTCCTTACGGTTCACCATCTCCCATACAAACAAGATGACAGTCCCGATAAACATGTCAATCACGAAGTATGCCCCAATGTAAAATGAAACGGCCATGGCCATCAGGAGCGGGATGAATTTGGATAGACCATTTGGGGTGACATCCCGGATGAGCTTGATTGCTATGGCTCCAAAGAAGAAGAAAGAGCATATTGCAAGGCAATGTCGCGGCAACACTGAGAATCCTTCGACACCCATGATTGACATCTCACGGAAGATGATGGCATATGGAGCTTTGAACATACCATCAGGATTGCCAATATCGAAGGATGTCCAGTAAAGCCAAAAGGTTAGAGGAGCAATGACACAACCAAGGGCAGTGCCAATCAACTGTGACACAAACATGGACCTTGGTGATGAGAGGGTCAGGTACCCAGTCTTGAAGTCATGCATGAGATCACCAGCTGTGGATAGATGGACATCATAACACCACAAGCTGCTAAGCCGGCGATCACACCACCATGTTGGCCAACCCATGAGGCAAAAATGAAAAGGCCAATCTTTCCATATGTGGATGCAAGGTTCCAATCTGTTAGTCCAGTTCCGTATGAGTTGCAGAAGGCAAGTAGAGGAGCAACAACATAGGCAAAGAGGACAAGGTACCACTTGAGTTGTGGGAATATCATTGGCACTATTGCAGTTGAAATTGCTGCAAGGCCCACATAACCAGATCCTGCCAACCAGGGAGGGATACTGTCTTTTAGAAACACCTCATTTAGAAGCTTTTCCTTGACTGATAATTTGGAATTTTTATCATCTGCAATTATAAAAGGGAAACAAGATGAGAGCCATGATGTATGATATGATGGCAGGTCAACTAGGTACAATAAGAAAATGGCATTACCATCATGAACCCGAACAAGGGGAAGTCTTCCTTGCTTTGAGCGTGCATTCATTATTTCCTTGATAGTAGCATAAATTACTTTGATGAGGTTAAAAGTACCATCACCAAGTATCAAGGATACCGATATGAAAACCTGGAAGGGTGCATTGACAACTTAGTTTTTGCTAAATATAATGTTGGCGAAGACTGAGCATTAAGTGAATAAAGAATACTTTAGAAATTTAATGATATAGATGAGCCATTTATTTATTCTTGAACTCAATTTCATGTTTCTCATGAATTACGACCACTATGCCCACTAAAATAAATGCATAAAAGAGAGTTATCAGTATTATTCGCATATTTACAAGAACTACTTGCAAATTTACTGGGTTCATTCAATATGGAGGGAAACAAGAGATTTTGGTCAAGCCTTGTAAATATTGATTCATAATCTAGttctttttattagatcggttcacAACATGGTAAAAGCTATGTTGGTCAATAACCATCGCAATTGAATTGGCAAAAGGCATAATCAAGAGACAACATGGTATTGACTAATAATTCATTATGAGATGGACAATTAGAATCCTTCACCACCATACCTTGTACCCATAGAGTCCTTTGAAGTCATTGCTTCCAAGGTTAGCTGGGTACCACTCCCCCGCTTTTGTCGATATATATGGCCAAAGAAAACCCCAAGATATGATGGCTCCAAGAAGTGCAGAGCAATTAATTATATGTGGACATATAAGGCCACATCCAATATAGGTTGGATTGAAGTCAAAATAAAACCTATAAAAAGTAGAAACTGTTCATATATAATGCATATGATATTCCAGCTTAAAGGATATTAATTTCATATAATAATCCATGCATGTCCAAATTATCCCTAATAAATTATAAGGAAGGCAAATTTTGTTTCGATTTGAAAAATAAAATGATTTGTTTTTTAATTGCAAAATGCATGCTTTGAAATTTTAGCACACTCATAATAGCAGTTAGCTTACGTGTTCTTAAATGCTGCAAGGCCCAGAGAAGGGAAGTTGTCGAAGCCACAAGAATCCCCGGCACCGCTGAAGAACCATTTAAAGCAGTTCCAAAGGAAACTTATGCTTAAATACTTTCCGAGACAACTAACTTGTTTTCTGCACGCATGAGAATAAAGTTAGTACCACCAAAACTCAAGAAATGCAGTAACCCAAGAATATGTAGTCAACAATCAAATCGATACAGAGACATCAAAGTTCATCCCAAGTAAACAAATAGATAATCCATGATTTTAAGTAAGAACTGATAAACTAGCTATTTTATATCTATCATAAGATTCACCTTCTGTGCTTAATGTACACATTTACCCCCCCNNNNNNNNNNNNNNNNNNNNNNNNNNNNNNNNNNNNNNNNNNNNNNNNNNNNNNNNNNNNNNNNNNNNNNNNNNNNNNNNNNNNNNNNNNNNNNNNNNNNNNNNNNNNNNNNNNNNNNNNNNNNNNNNNNNNNNNNNNNNNNNNNNNNNNNNNNNNNNNNNNNNNNNNNNNNNNNNNNNNNNNNNNNNNNNNNNNNNNNNNNNNNNNNNNNNNNNNNNNNNNNNNNNNNNNNNNNNNNNNNNNNNNNNNNNNNNNNNNNNNNNNNNNNNNNNNNNNNNNNNNNNNNNNNNNNNNNNNNNNNNNNNNNNNNNNNNNNNNNNNNNNNNNNNNNNNNNNNNNNNNNNNNNNNNNNNNNNNNNNNNNNNNNNNNNNNNNNNNNNNNNNNNNNNNNNNNNNNNNNNNNNNNNNNNNNNNNNNNNNNNNNNNNNTAAAAGTATATGCAATTGTGTAGAGAGATAAGATTGTAGAATTCGTAGCCTCCATTCATTACAAACTAATTGCGAGCTGAATAGATCAGTAAAGCTTTATTACTGTTGAATTACCTAAAATATATTTGTTCTCTCATGTACATGCTACTTAATTGACCAATAAACAATCTATAACGAGAATTGGTCGATAAATGGGTAGAAGGCTAATGTGCAACTTCATTGGACTATTAAGGGATTTTGGCAACCATCAGTGTTTAACACTTGGAAAAAGGTCAACTGGAAGACAATAAGCTTTAAATAACTTAATAGTCACTAACAGTTAGGAGACAGTGTTTAAAATGCTTAAGTCATGGGGACCCATAGTAAACTTTGATAACCTGATATAAGCCGTAAAAGTACCATAGGTCGATACAAACCACTCTTTCGATTACTTATTTATAAATTACTAATTGTGCAATTGCGCAGCACTTTATCATACAAAATATATATTCATCCAATCATCGGACAAGAAGCATCAGAGAGTCAATAATAACTGTCCCTCCAAAGTACAGATAACTTATCAGTATGCACAAaattaaggatcaatgatgatctgTTTCTTACTCTACTAACTCATCTCCGGTAGAAGTGTGGACGCTGTTTATGAACATAGCTGTGGCAGTTCCTCTGGGATAGGTTAGCTTATAGTTTATCACCATCGCCTAGCAAACACCAAACTGAACTTAGTTTACCGAATTTGCAAAGTGTTGTCCTAGTTGCTGCACTTGATTACAAAAATGTAAATGCGATCAGATAAAGATGAAAGATGCACACACATCTAAGATGTGGATGATTACCTTGCGCAGGGCAACGAGACAAAAAATACCAATGAAGCTAACTACAAACATAAACCCAATCATCCAACTTAGCGAGGGATTCTTCACATCCACTGCCCTGTTACCAGGATAATCAGTCCCAAGAAGCTCGTAAGTTTTTTGATCCATTGCAAGCATATATGATCCGAATCCTCCTGCACAAATGGAAACATTGATTGATAATGTGAACTATGTGAAAAGGGGGAAGCCCATCGTCATCAATTTTTCTGCCACTCCCAAAAAACACCAAAATCAGATACGTACGCTGCAAAGTTAAACATTTGTTCTAAGAAATGCAATTGTAAAAACCAACTgctagtgtcaaaaacactcttatattatgggacggagggagtaataacttCCTTTAATAAAAAAAACAGTAAAACCAAACCTAATCTTTCTCCAATACCTAGCAATGTTCCACCCAAATCAAACACCGTTTAGGTCCCCACCCAAAAATAATATACACACAAGCAACGACCACACGTACTTAATTAGCAGAAATCAGCTTCAGAAGTCCACATGAAGGCTGTTTTGAGTCAAGGATCATATCAAAGCAAAATGCAAACATACCGCTGGTGGCGAGGCCGTAGCAGGCGACAACGCAGGTCTGGATGACGGTGTTCTCCTGCTTGGTGAAGGGCTTGGAGACAACGCCGAACATGTCCAGCGCCGCAGTCCAGGTCCGCACGAGGAAGTAGGCGAGCAGGCCCGCGGCGACGTTGAGCGAAGGAATGATCCCCACCGTGAGGTTGAGCTTGTGCGTGATGAGGCAGAAGAGCACCCCCAGGATGGCGCTCACCACCACACCCCGGACCGTCAGCTGCTCCCGCCACGGCGGCACCGCCTCCACCGCCGACGGCGCGCCGGCAAGGAGGGGCCTGGTCATCTCCGCCGCATCCGCCTCCGATCCCATCTCTTGCGAACGCTAGTATCAAAGCCAATGCCTCCCTTCGCCTCAGACTTTGGGTGCTGGTAGACGAGGTCAAGGTGAGGATGAATGAATTGGCGTGGAGGACTAGGTATTTAAAGGGCGTAAACTGAAgcttaattagtactccctccctcCCGAAAAACATGTCGCGAGGGCAATTTTTCAAAAAAACCCTCCAATTTCTCCCGACCAAACCCGcactcctcgtcatcctcctccgaCAGAATCCCCAGCTGCGCTGCTCCCCGCCGCCGTcgcttccccgctcccccgccgcAGCAGCCCTGCTCCTCGCCGCAGCTGCCCTGCTCCCCCGCTCCCTCGCCGCAGCTGCCTCCTGCTCCGCCGCCGCAGCTGCCGCTCGCTGCCTCCCCAAGATCCCCCCTTCCTCATAAAAATCTTCGATTTCCGCCGCGCTGATGGGCCCGACGACGAGGCGTCGCGGCTGGCGTTGTAGGCGTCGGGCGCGGCGGACCCAGGCGCTGCGGCGGGGCGGCTTCGGCCTGGAGTGCGGGCGCTACTGCAACGGCGAACTGGAGGAGAGGCTCCGGCAGTGGAGCCAGGCATGGCTTGACGTCGCCAAGAAAATCTCACCGCCTTCCCTTTCTTATTTCGCACGCGCCATAACACTGGCGACGGAGCTTTGACCTCGCCTCGTCGGAGGATAGTCCCCTCATCGTCCTTCCTCTCCTAAAAGCGCCCTAATCCCGGGCCGAGAGTACCTCAGCCGGCGCCCGGCGCGCCTCTCCATTTCCTTCTCTTGTTCGCTCCGTGCCGGCTGCGGGCGAGACCTCGCAGCGATGTCGTCGGCGGCGGGGACACCATCGGACGGCGGAGGGGATAGGCCGTGGCAGTCATACCACACCGCCTACACCAACGCCAAAGCTGGTAAAACTGCATTCCCCTCTTTCCTGGCTTAAGATTGCGCCGGTATGGTTTGAGCACTGGTATTTATTCTCTTATCACGTTgcattaggaatggagggagttgaCAAAGAGAAGGTGCAGAAGGTGATCTATGAAATGAGCAAGGGTTTCGAAAATGAGCAGAAGGAGGCGATTACCAAACTTAAAATCGAGCATCTGCGCACACAATGTGCAAAGTTAACTGATAATGACATATCACATTTTCAGAAG
This window harbors:
- the LOC119353112 gene encoding elongation factor 1-alpha; the protein is MGKEKIHISIVVIGHVDSGKSTTTGHLIYKLGGIDKRVIERFEKEAAEMNKRSFKYAWVLDKLKAERERGITIDIALWKFETTKYSCTVIDAPGHRDFIKNMITGTSQADCAVLIIDSTTGGFEAGISKDGQTREHALLAFTLGVKQMICCCNKMDATTPKYSKARYDEIVKEVSSYLKKVGYNPDKVPFVPISGFEGDNMIERSSNLDWYKGPTLLEALDQINEPKRPSDKPLRLPLQDVYKIGGIGTVPVGRVETGVIKPGMVVTFGPTGLTTEVKSVEMHHESLLEALPGDNVGFNVKNVAVKDLKRGYVASNSKDDPAKEAANFTAQVIIMNHPGQISNGYAPVLDCHTSHIAVKFAEIQTKIDRRSGKEIEAAPKFLKNGDAGFVKMIPTKPMVVETFAQYPPLGRFAVRDMRQTVAVGVIKSVEKKDPTGAKVTKAAAKKK
- the LOC119358868 gene encoding DNA polymerase kappa-like — encoded protein: MSSAAGTPSDGGGDRPWQSYHTAYTNAKAGMEGVDKEKVQKVIYEMSKGFENEQKEAITKLKIEHLRTQCAKLTDNDISHFQKHLQVLQPGSSLSPTHTTWVAVF